One genomic segment of Erysipelotrichaceae bacterium 66202529 includes these proteins:
- the gndA gene encoding NADP-dependent phosphogluconate dehydrogenase, whose product MRTNNIGMVGLAVMGRSLALNMADHGYKVGGYNRSYEVTKHMLEAWPHENFTGYKTLEELVASLEKPRKVMLMVKAGKAVDLIIEQLIPLLERGDIILDGGNSFFEDTIRRERDLKEKGLHYFGVGISGGEDGARFGPSIMPGGNREAYEEIRPILEAVAARAEDGTPCCTYIGENGAGHYVKMVHNGIEYADMQLIAEAYLLLKHIGHLSNAALAEVFSKYQKGELNSFLIHITADIFRECDDKGDGELVDRIRDAAQQKGTGRWTSIEALKQGVDVSMIAAAGNARVMSNNENRKIAEKRYPHIKIAEISNTEAFAEEVRQGLYAAKIIAYAQGFDLLKQASAAYGWNLPLGNIASIFRAGCIIQAKFLNKITRAYEKDAQLSHLLLDEFFQERVVSYEKNLRQITAQAVLSGLPVPAMANAISYLDAFHARHVGANLIQAQRDYFGAHTYERTDEEGSFHHEWRRSA is encoded by the coding sequence ATGAGAACAAACAATATTGGTATGGTAGGACTTGCGGTTATGGGAAGAAGTCTTGCATTGAATATGGCAGACCATGGATATAAGGTAGGCGGCTACAATCGCAGCTATGAAGTAACCAAGCATATGCTGGAAGCCTGGCCGCATGAGAATTTTACCGGCTACAAAACATTGGAGGAGCTGGTGGCATCTCTGGAGAAGCCAAGAAAGGTCATGCTGATGGTGAAGGCCGGAAAAGCTGTTGACCTGATTATTGAGCAGCTGATTCCTTTGCTTGAGCGTGGAGATATCATTCTGGATGGCGGTAATTCCTTTTTTGAGGATACGATTCGCAGAGAACGCGATTTAAAGGAAAAGGGGCTGCATTACTTTGGTGTCGGTATTTCCGGCGGCGAGGATGGAGCGCGCTTTGGCCCAAGCATCATGCCGGGAGGAAACAGGGAAGCGTATGAGGAAATTCGTCCGATTCTGGAGGCGGTTGCGGCCCGTGCAGAGGATGGAACTCCATGCTGTACGTATATCGGAGAAAATGGGGCAGGACATTATGTCAAAATGGTGCACAATGGAATTGAATATGCCGATATGCAGTTGATTGCAGAAGCGTATTTGCTGTTAAAACACATCGGGCATCTGAGCAATGCAGCGCTTGCCGAGGTATTTAGCAAATATCAGAAGGGGGAGCTGAACAGCTTTCTGATTCACATTACAGCGGATATCTTCCGTGAGTGTGATGATAAAGGAGACGGTGAGCTGGTGGATCGCATTCGGGATGCAGCACAGCAGAAGGGTACCGGGCGCTGGACAAGCATAGAAGCCTTAAAGCAGGGTGTGGATGTGTCCATGATTGCAGCGGCAGGAAATGCCCGTGTCATGTCCAATAACGAAAACAGGAAAATCGCTGAAAAGCGGTATCCGCATATCAAAATCGCTGAAATATCCAATACAGAGGCATTTGCGGAAGAGGTTCGTCAGGGACTGTATGCGGCTAAAATTATCGCCTATGCACAGGGATTTGATTTGCTGAAGCAGGCAAGCGCTGCGTATGGCTGGAATCTTCCGTTAGGAAATATTGCGTCCATCTTCCGTGCCGGCTGTATTATTCAGGCAAAATTCCTCAACAAAATTACCAGAGCATATGAAAAGGATGCGCAATTATCCCATTTGCTGCTGGATGAGTTCTTCCAGGAGCGTGTGGTTTCCTATGAAAAAAATCTGCGTCAAATCACGGCTCAGGCAGTCTTGAGCGGACTTCCCGTACCGGCAATGGCAAATGCCATCAGCTACCTGGATGCCTTTCATGCCCGGCATGTCGGTGCCAATCTGATACAGGCACAGCGTGATTACTTTGGAGCGCATACGTATGAACGTACAGATGAAGAAGGCAGCTTCCACCATGAATGGAGGCGTTCCGCATGA
- a CDS encoding beta-propeller fold lactonase family protein produces the protein MNEIKGFVGTYAPGKGIYSFLYDVQKEEFVKTDLFYPVKDAKYLSYYKNRLAFPTQLTDAGLCVLVNGNELHAGLENSTACYVVQDGDCVYTVNYHDGTLIRYRLSEAGLQEEHIVHIQHEAGSHQAILTGSTILVPCRLLDRVYVYDQISMKLIRAISFPKGTGIRHGVMDDHGRFLYMISEDSCEIFEMNMEQGGVITRKLSLLQKEEQGGGAAIRISADGNTLYASVRGVNRIYVIDIASWRILQQIDSGGDHPRDINLSPQGDYLFAANRNSGNLVVFHIDRITGMLEKRAQTDTIPEGVSIVFYK, from the coding sequence TGAAATCAAGGGCTTTGTAGGAACCTATGCACCTGGGAAGGGAATTTATTCCTTTCTGTATGATGTGCAGAAAGAGGAGTTTGTAAAGACAGATTTGTTTTATCCGGTCAAGGATGCAAAGTATCTGTCATATTATAAGAATAGACTGGCGTTTCCAACGCAGCTGACAGATGCCGGACTCTGCGTGCTTGTGAATGGAAATGAGCTGCATGCAGGTCTGGAAAACAGTACTGCCTGTTACGTTGTACAGGATGGGGACTGTGTTTATACTGTTAATTATCATGATGGTACCCTGATTCGTTACCGATTGAGTGAGGCTGGGCTGCAGGAGGAGCATATCGTGCATATACAGCATGAGGCAGGCTCTCATCAGGCGATATTAACCGGCTCTACCATTCTGGTACCCTGCCGTTTACTGGATCGTGTCTATGTGTATGATCAAATTAGTATGAAGCTGATTCGCGCCATTTCTTTTCCCAAGGGTACGGGAATCCGGCACGGTGTAATGGATGATCACGGACGATTTTTGTATATGATCAGTGAGGATAGCTGCGAAATATTTGAAATGAATATGGAGCAGGGTGGTGTGATTACCAGAAAGCTGTCCCTGCTTCAAAAAGAGGAACAGGGAGGCGGCGCCGCAATCCGTATCAGTGCTGACGGTAATACTCTGTATGCTTCTGTTCGCGGTGTGAATCGCATTTATGTCATTGATATAGCAAGCTGGAGAATACTGCAGCAGATCGATAGCGGTGGTGACCATCCACGGGATATCAATCTGTCACCACAGGGTGACTATCTGTTTGCCGCTAATCGAAACAGCGGTAATCTGGTGGTATTCCATATTGACCGTATCACGGGAATGCTGGAAAAAAGGGCACAAACGGATACGATACCGGAAGGTGTCAGCATAGTATTTTACAAATAG